A DNA window from Sediminitomix flava contains the following coding sequences:
- a CDS encoding DUF4112 domain-containing protein produces MTTKEQKIKSAVKELEKLAKWMDDYHFDVIIGLIPGAGDFASYLISVIYTHKVLKKHGLHKAYFTKMLTNLTVDFIIGLVPAIGDLIDFLYKANRRNVDLLKKEQKEN; encoded by the coding sequence ATGACTACTAAAGAACAAAAAATCAAATCGGCGGTTAAAGAACTGGAGAAGTTAGCCAAATGGATGGATGATTATCATTTTGATGTCATCATTGGTCTAATCCCAGGTGCCGGAGATTTTGCTTCCTATCTCATTTCAGTGATTTACACTCACAAAGTATTAAAGAAGCACGGCCTACATAAAGCTTATTTTACCAAGATGCTCACCAATCTCACGGTTGACTTTATCATCGGACTTGTTCCTGCCATCGGAGACTTGATCGATTTCCTATACAAAGCCAATCGTAGAAATGTAGATCTGCTGAAAAAAGAACAAAAAGAAAATTAA
- the dapF gene encoding diaminopimelate epimerase yields the protein MTINFVKYQGTGNDFIMIDDREEKWDIENVTLNARLCDRRFGIGADGLILLRSHPEYDFEMIYFNADGKVGSMCGNGGRCTVKFAHTLGAFQESTTFWAADGLHHAHLDEEGKVHLKMNPPLDIEQGDDYFFMDTGSPHYVQFSEEVADLDVYELGKSIRYNDRFKKVGTNVNFVEKTDTNRLFVRTYERGVEDETFSCGTGVTASVISAALQGMKSPVPVKVMGGELEVSFTEKEGAFEDLYLIGPAQEVFKGQVEI from the coding sequence ATGACCATAAATTTTGTAAAATATCAAGGAACGGGAAATGATTTTATCATGATCGATGATCGTGAAGAAAAGTGGGATATTGAAAATGTTACTCTAAACGCTCGTTTGTGTGATCGTCGATTTGGAATTGGAGCAGATGGCTTGATTTTATTGAGAAGTCATCCTGAGTATGACTTTGAAATGATTTATTTCAATGCAGACGGAAAAGTAGGGAGTATGTGTGGAAATGGAGGAAGATGTACCGTGAAATTTGCACATACATTAGGCGCATTCCAAGAATCTACTACTTTTTGGGCAGCAGATGGTTTACATCATGCACATTTGGATGAAGAAGGGAAAGTTCATTTGAAAATGAACCCGCCTTTAGATATTGAACAAGGAGACGATTATTTCTTTATGGATACAGGTTCTCCGCATTATGTACAATTTTCTGAGGAAGTAGCAGACCTTGATGTTTATGAACTAGGAAAAAGTATTCGTTACAACGATAGATTCAAGAAAGTAGGAACAAACGTAAACTTTGTAGAAAAGACAGATACGAATCGTTTGTTTGTCCGAACTTATGAACGAGGAGTTGAGGATGAAACATTCTCTTGTGGTACGGGAGTGACAGCTTCGGTTATTTCTGCGGCTTTACAAGGAATGAAATCTCCAGTGCCTGTAAAAGTAATGGGAGGAGAATTGGAAGTATCTTTTACTGAAAAAGAAGGTGCTTTTGAAGATCTTTATTTGATTGGTCCTGCACAAGAAGTTTTTAAAGGGCAAGTAGAAATCTAA